GGCATCAGTAAGCTTGATAAATCCCGCACCTACTACATCTATTGCAGAAGCGGAAAGCGAAGCCATGGTGCCTGCCAGAAAATGAAGAAGCAAGGCTTCAAGGTATATGATATGGAAGGCGGAATCCTAAACTGGACCAAGCTCGGAATGCCGGTTGAAAGATAAAAATAGCTAATAGTTTTGGTTATTTTAGAATTATTCCGTATTTTTGCAGCAACTAAAGATACAAGTTATGGTTAGATTACAAGAAAGCTTAGAAAAATTAGCCAACTTCAAACAACAGTTTGGAGATAGCTTTGGTATCACTAAACTCGGTATTTTCGGCTCGGTTGCACGAGGCGAAAATACAGATGACAGTGATATAGATATTGTTGTGGAAGTAGAAAAGCCAACTCTCTCGCTCATGCATAACTTACATGAGGCTTTAAGTAAACTATTCAATACCAAAGTTGATTTAGTTCGCTTCCGCAAATCGCTCCGCCCTTTATTGCAGTCAAATATCAATCAGGAGGCCGTTTATGTATAATCGCAGTACCATCCACGACAAGCTCGAAGAAATCAAAGAATCAATCGAGTTAATACAAGAATGGAGCAAGGATGTGGAATCAGCTGATGATTTCATGCTTTCCCCAACTAAGTATATGGCCTTCAATGCTTGTGTTATGAGACTACAGGTAATTGGTGAACATGTGGGTAAACTTTTAAAAGTAGAAGAAAAGCCTTTAGAAGCTTATCCCAACATTCCATGGCAAGCAATATATGGCATGAGAAATATGATTTCTCACGAATATGCCAATGTCGATGAAACAATCGTATATGATACTATCAAAAACGGATTACCAGAATTGAAAATAATCATCGAAGATTTACTTCATCATTATTAATTGGCACTCAAGAATTACCCCCGAAAAGGTATAATTAATCAAACTTCACGATTAACTATACCCCTTCGGGGGTATTTTATTTTATCCGAATCTATTTCTTCAACAGAATCCAAGCCGAATCTACTTCTTCAATACCGGCTCGCAGGTGATGCTGACACCAAGCTTCTTGAAAATCTTCTGATCCACATCACTCAGCATCACGGTGCAATGAGCCTGACAGCCACGGAGCTTTGGCAACTGCTCCAATGCCTTTCGGCAATTCTCATCATTCTCTGAAAGAACAGAAAGAGCTACCAAAACCTCATCCGTATGAAGACGAGGATTATGACCGCCCAGATAGTTCACCTTCGTATGCTGGATAGGCTCAATCATCGACTGAGGTATCAGCTTCAGCTCATGGTCGATGCCCGCCAGATGCTTGGTTACATTCAGCAGCAATGCCGCACTGCAACCCAGCAACTCACTGCTGTGACCGCAGATAATCGTGCCATCCTCCAACTCAATCGCAGCAGAAGTATGACCCGTCGCCTTCTTGTGATCCTTAGCCGCTACAGTCACCTTGCGATAAGCCGTGGTAATATTAGCCTGCTTGAAAAGCATCTGAATCTTGCTGATCTCCGCCTCGTTGCACGCACCGGCAGCCAACTTGTTGGTAGCCGCATAATAACGGCGGATAATCTCGTTCTTCGAAGCCTCGCAGCAAGCCTCATCATCCGAAATACAGAAACCCACCATGTTCACACCCATATCCGTAGGCGACTTGTATGGATTGCTTCCGTAGATACCCTCAAACAAAGCGTTGAGCACAGGATAAATCTCCACGTCGCGGTTGTAGTTGATGGCAATCTTGTTGTATGCTTCCAGATGGAATGGGTCAATCATGTTCACATCGTTCAAGTCGGCAGTAGCAGCCTCATAGGCGATGTTCACCGGATGCTTCAATGGGAGATTCCAGACAGGGAAGGTCTCAAACTTGGCGTAACCCGCACGCACCCCACGCTTGTTCTCGTTATAAAGCTGACTCAGGCAGACTGCCATCTTGCCGCTACCAGGACCCGGAGCAGTAACAATCACCAGCGGACGCTCGGTCTCCACATAATCATTCTTGCCGAAGCCCTCGTCAGAAGCGATGAGATCCACATCATGAGGATAACCCTCGATGAGATAATGGCAGAAAGTCTTGATGCCCTCACGCTCCAGGCGCTGCTTGAAGGCGATGGCTGCAGGCTGACCGTTATAATGGGTGATGACAACAGAACCCACCATGAAGCCACGGTTCTGGAACTCGCCACGAAGGCGCAGCACGTCCTCATCGTAAGTAATGCCCAGGTCGGCACGCTTCTTGTTCTTCTCGATGTCGGCGGCACTGATTACGATAACAATCTCGATGCTATCGCTGATTTTCTGGAACATGCGCAGTTTACTATCAGGCTGGAAACCTGGCAAAACGCGGCTGGCGTGGTGGTCATCGAAAAGCTTGCCTCCCAATTCCAGGTAAAGCTTTCCGTCAAACTTAGAGATTCTCTCCTTGATGTGCTCGGATTGAATCTTCAAATACTTCTCGTTGTCAAATCCTAACTTCATATTGTGTTATCTTTCTTTGAGTTGAATTCTATATCCTTATCGTTTAAAAAACAAATCGCCTGCAAAATTACAAAAAACTATTGAATTACGAGACAAATATGAAGATAAAGTTTCTAAAAAGTGACAGATAAGCCACAAGAAAGAGAAATAAACTCGCAATCCTTTCGCCAAATCGAATTTTTGCAGTAACTTTGCACCGAATATTCAATAAAATCACAAAAATATGATTAAAGCAATGATTCTGGCTGCAGCAGCACTCACCATGAGCGCAACTTCAGCCAATGCACAGACTATGATTGAAAAGAACAACATCAAGGTGGAAAACCACCGGATGACCCCAGAGGCTCTTTGGGCGATGGGAAGAATTGGTGGCGCCGAAGCTTCGCCTAACGGCAAGCAGGTGGTTTACCAGGTAGGTTACTACAGTGTGAAGGAGAACAAGAGCCATCAGATGCTCTTCATCATGGATGCCAACGGCAAGAACCAGAAGGCACTGACCACTGATGCCAAGAGCGAGACCGATGCGGCATGGATTCAGGGCGGAGAGAAGATTGCCTTCATCCGCGGAGGCCAGCTCTGGAGCATGAACCCAGACGGCACCGGCCGCAAGCAGCTCACCAACGACAAGTTGGGCATCCAGGGCTTCCGCTTCTCCCCTGACGGCAAGAAGGTAATCCTCATCAAGGAACTCCCTTACCACGGAACCATCAAGGAGAATCCTTCCGATCTGCCTCTCGCCACCGGTCGCCTCGTCACCGATATGAATTATCGCCACTGGGACCACTACGTAGAGAGCCTTCTCCACCCGTTCGTGGCTGATGTTGCTGCCGACGGCACCATCAACGCAGGCGAGGATATTCTGAAGGATGAGCCATTCGAGTGCCCTATGGCACCATTCGGAGGCATCGAGCAGCTGGCATGGAGCCCTGATTCCAAGACCATCGCCTACACCTGCCGCAAGAAGGAGGGCGTACAGTATGCCATCTCTACCGACTCTGACATCTTCCTTTATAATATAGGTACGCGCGAGACCAAGAACATCTGCAAGGAGGCTGGCTATGTAGAGCCTAAGATTGATGCTACCAAGAGCATGAAGAACCAGGCAGTGAATGCGCCTGAGAATCTGAAGAACAATCCGGGTTACGACGTGAACCCTCAGTTCTCTGCTGATGGCAAGTACATCGCTTGGCAGAGCATGGCTCGCAACGGCTACGAGAGCGACCGCAACCGCCTCTGCGTATACGACCTCGCCACAGGCAAGAAGAACTATGTATCAGACAAGTTTGATTCAAACGTAGAAGGCTTCGTATGGAACAAGGACAGCAAGAGCCTCAGCTTCATCGGCGTTTGGCACGGAACCCTAAACCTCTATCAGGCCAACTTCAAGGGCGAAGTGAAGCAGATTACCAATGAGTGGGCTGACTACGGAAGCATCTCGCTTGCCAACAGCGGCAACAAGCTTCTCGCTACCAAGGCAAGCATGAGCCACCCTACAGATATCTACATCGTTACCCCTGGTAAGAATGCCAAGAGCACCAAGGTAGAACAGATTACCCACGAGAACGACCACATTCTGAGCCAGTTGAACCTGGGCAAGTGTGAACAGCGATGGGTGAAGACCACCGACGGCAAGGACATGCTGGTATGGGTGATGTTGCCATCTAATTTCGATGAAACCAAGAAGTACCCTACCCTCCTCTTCTGCGAGGGCGGTCCTCAGAGTCCGGTGAGCCAGTTCTGGAGCTACCGCTGGAACATCCAGATTATGGCAGCCAACGGTTACGTCATCGTATTGCCTAACCGCCGTGGTCTCCCTGGTTTCGGCAGTGCATGGAACGAGGAGGTTTCAGGCGACTGGACGGGTCAGTGCATGAACGATTATCTTTCAGCCATCGATGATGCTACCAAGAATCTGCCTTACGTAGACAAGGATCGTCTGGGATGTGTGGGAGCCAGCTTCGGCGGTTTCTCAGTATATTATCTCGCCGGTCACCACAACAAGCGTTTCAAGGCATTCCTCGCCCACGACGGAGCTTTCAATCTGGAGAGCATGTACACCGATACCGAGGAGGCTTGGTTCAGCAACTGGGAGTATGAGGATGCTTACTGGAACAAGGATAAGAGTGTCAACGCCAAGAAGACTTACGAGAACAGTCCTCATAAGTTTGTAGACAAGTGGGATACTCCTATCCTCTGCATCCATGGCGAGAAGGACTACCGCATCAACGCCAACCAGGGCATGGGTGCCTTCAATGCAGCCCGCATGCGCGGTATTCCAGCCGAACTCCTCATCTATCCTGATGAGAACCACTGGGTATTGAAGCCACAGAACGGCGTGCTCTGGCAGCGCACCTTCTTCGGATGGCTGGATAAATGGTTGAAGAAGTAAAGCTTTGAAGAAGTTATTATTTGAAGAAAGAAATCTTTGAAGAAAATAATTAAACAAGAGGGTGCGTCATGGATTTATGACGCACCCTCTTTTCTGTTTCTACTCCCCGAATTCCTTCTTTACATCAAAGCAAGGACAAGCCTTGGCGGAGAACTCGTTGTGACCATGAACCGTCGCCTCGGGATATTCCTCCTTCAGCTGCTCAATCAGCGCTTTCAGCGCCGCCTTCTGCTCGGGGGTTCGGGTGTCCTTTGGCTTGCCAGTCTGGGATAAGCCGCCGATGTAGCATACTCCGATGCTCACGGTGTTGTGGCCCTTGCAGTGGGCGCCCACCTCTTCTACTGATCTGCCCACATGGATGCTTCCGTCACGATAAATCACGAAATGATAACCGATGCTGAAAAAGCCACGCTCACGATGCCAACGGTCGATATCGGCTACTGTGTAGTTGCGACCCTCTTGGGTCGCACTGCAATGAATGATGATTTCCTTAATCTTACGCATAATATAATAATGTACAATGTATAATTATTGGGGATTGTTAGTTGCAGGAATATTATTCGCAGGAACATTATTGGGAAGAACAACCATATACTCTTTAGGAATATCGTCTTTTCCCCAGTTCTTGATAACCAGCGTCACTCTTTCCTTTTTCTGCAAAGCATCACTGATCATGTCGCAAAACTCCTGAAACTTCTCCTCGTTGTTAGCCACAAGTCCAGTCTTCAACGACTTGCCCATCACGATGCTTCCATACTTCAGGGCAAACGGACCGAAACCTGGCTTAAGATAAGGCTTGCGAATCACAGGCTTCTTCGAAACTCGACCTTTCTCCTGCAGAATCGTAGGCATGGTTCTTACCTCCTCTACAATCTCTGTCTTAAACTTCTTCTCATTCTTCACACCCTTGGTCTTCTCCTTCTCCTCTTCAGTCTCCTTCACCTCTACCTCAATTTTCTTCTGAAATTTGATAGGTACAGGAGCAATCTTGTAACGACCTGCAGGCAGGAATTTCTTAGGATGTTCTACGGTGCCGGTGAAATATACTCCGTTAATAACCAATGTGCCATCTACACCCCATGGAGTGAAGCGACGGCGAAATATAGTAATATTCATGATAATTTATACTTAATTTATTAATGACCCTTAATGACACTGACCCTTAATGACACGCTTAAACGGTAGGCGATGCTTTCTGATAACGCTTGTCTGGCAACACGCTTATCAAGCCCTGTTGCTTCCAGTTCTTCAACATCTGCTTCACCGACTCATGAGTAGCACTCGCCCCTTTCACGGAAATGCTCTGCTGCTGAGCCTGGTCGAAGGAGAAGGTTACGTCAAGTCGCTCGAAGATGGAATCGTTTCTACCCCTGCGCGTGCGGTCGTATGGCGACTGTCCGCAATAATCTTTCGACGAGAAAGCATCCTCGATGCGGGAGCGGAAGAAGTAAAGTGCATTGTCCAACTGATAATCAGCCAGAACATTGAACACGCCCAGCATGGTAGGCGTCTGCATCTTCACTATCAAATCCTTCCACGCCTGCGGATTCTGCTTCAACAGCTTCTCCGCTCCCTGGAAACCGTGCTTCTGAATCAGCGATTCAGCCACCTTGCAGAGCAGGATACAGGTCATCATTCTCATCGTGGTAGGACAGATTCGGAAACGCTGACGGGCTTTCACCTTATCATCATTCTTCATCGTCTCCAGGCGAATCTGTTCCAGCCATTCTCTACCCTTTTCCTCCAGCTTAGGAAGCACCACGTCGCCTTCCATCAGAGGCAGCAGATGGGCTACCTGCATGATGCGGTCGCGCTGGCGTTCGGTGAGCACATACAGATTATCCGTCAACGGAGTAAACGTGTTGTCTGGGGTTCTTGCCACGGTAATACGGCTCTGAAAACCATCCGTATAATTGTTCACCACTCTATAGAGCGCATCAGGCGTTCCACACATCACCACGTTCCATAACAGTCTGTCTATGTGAACATTCACTGCGTCTGCGCTTCTAGCCTCACGCTCGTAGCTCGTACCGTCGTAAGCCTGACGGAGCATCACGGAAAAGTCGCTCATCGCCGATTTCCATTTCTGCGCCACAGTGTCGGCTTCTGGAGTAAACGAGAAGGCGTGCTTGCCTTCCGTATTAGCTAATCTTTCAGCCAAATTCGCCACGGTGTTGTTCAGCGTCAGGCATCTTACGGGCAGTTTCGGCTCTTCCGGCTGCTCCTTCTTGTTCTTCGCCGCACGCTTCTTGGCTCGCCATTCGTCCTCCTTCTGCTGATACATTTTGTCCATATCCTTCACTTCCGAAGTCCATGCATCCACCACGGGGTCAATGCTTCCCTTTCCAGAGGCAAAATCACCGGCGATGTAGGAGATGAGGTTCAGCGAGTTCATCTTGCCGTGAACCGCCACCTTTACGCCCGTAGCCAGCATTCCGATGGCGGGGCAGATGGCGGTAATCACGGGCATTGCCAGTGCCGGACCCACTGCATCCAACGAATCCTTCACGCCCAGTGGCATTTTGGGCAGGGCGTTGTAAAAAAACAGATCGTCCTGGGCATTCGCCTCATCCAGCGCATTGACCAACGCCTCATTGTCTTCCTGACTTCCGCCCTTAGCAGCCCCCAGCTTCAGTTTTTCCTGTCGGATAGCAGCGAGCACATCTTTCAGTCGCTTAGGCATTTGGGTGATTTTCTCGTTCAGCGCCGAGTTGATACAAGCCATCTTCTCCTGCTCAGGGAAACCATCGTAGCAGGGAATTACCTGAGCCATCAGATTGCGGTCGAAGCCACAGATGTGGCGAAGGTTCACGGCAAGCTCAAAGGTCAGCGTGTTGCGGTTGGAGCGAACTGGCTCATGCCCGTCATTATACATCTGCCACCACTTTTGGATGATTTCGGAATATGGGATTCCGAGGTAATCATTACTGGATGAAGAAGTGGATGAAGGTGATGATGAAGGAGATGAAGATGATGATGAAGCGGAAGCAGGCTGAGCCTGATTCTTAGAAGAATTCTGAGAGGATTGAACCTTTTGAGGATTCATCTGATTTTCAAGAGATTTCTGATTCTCTTGATTACCCAGATTTTTCTGAGAATCAAAAGCCTTCTCTTCAACCTTCTCCAACCAAGGCTTGTAATGCTTATTCGCCTTGTGTGCACCTGAAGGCAACTCCTCCTGCCCATACTTCTCACGCTCTTCCAGCACCTTGCCTTCAGCCGCCACGGCAGCTTCTTCATAATCATCCTTGAAGAGTTCGGGCGATAGATAGAGCAAATCTTCAGCATCAGCAGAAGTTGTGAAATAAACTCGGTTAATATCGTGAGCCGAAGTATCCATCTCGCACTCCATCATCTTGGCAATTCTTACCTGGTTCTCCAGGATAGTCTTGCCCATCTCTCGCTTGCACACCGCATGACCGCCCTGTCGTGCGCTGCGTTCCAGCATCAGCAAACCATATTTTTCAGGTTCCTGCAGCATCAGCTTAGCAGCCTTCTCGAAATCCTGCTTATCATCCAGGTCGAAGCCGAAAGCCCGGCTAGGCAGCTTCGTGCCCTTCACCACACCTTGCGGATAATGCCCGGAGTAGTTAAACTGCACCAGTCTTCGCTTCGCCCCGTCGTTTCCCTCGCGCGCCAGTCGCAAGTTCGCCTTCTGTTCGTAGCTTCCACGAATCTTTCTGTAATCCTCTTCCGAGGTGATGGAGCGGGCCACCTTGTGCCCGTTCTCCACCTTAATTAAATAGCAACTCATCTATGTCTTTCTACCTATCAATTTAAGTTGAACATCCATAACTTCTATCGCTTCAACTGATAATCCACCACAGCCTCAGCAGCCTCTTCCGCCTCCTTTACCAGCGCGCTGCCGATGTTGATTCCTTCATCACAGAACACCTTCAAGGTGAGCTGGATGGCTCCATCCTTGGTCTTGCTCACACGACCGTGCGCCAGTTTTCTGATCAGCACTGACTGCGAGCGGATTCGTGGTTTCATCACGAAATCAAAAGTTCCATCAGAAAGCTGCTGGGCAACGCCCTGCGAGCGGAATCCCTGCACCTTCACTCCTGCCCCATGTTCACTAGGTGCAAAGAGGAAACACTTGCTCTCATCATAGAAAGCCATACCACCCAGCTGCACATGCTGGCAGCCATTATTATTCACCTGCTGGTTATTTACCTGCTTATTCTGTCCCTTTTTCATAAAATCTTCAATTAAAATAAGGATGAACGAAAGAAGTGTCATAAGTTTCAGTTTGCGCAAATTATCCCGGGACAATTCTTACTCCACCTATTTCAATTCAAGATTAAACACTTGCCTATCAAGCCTCTGCTTTACTTGCCCAGCTTTTCAATATCCGTAACCAGGATATCCTGATAAACCTGACCATTGTACTCATGAGCCATGAATCGGAGCGTCACCGCTACTATCGTGCCCGGAGCAAACTTGCACTGAGCCATATTGCCCAGCATAGCGGCAGCATACTGGTTCTCGTACTTGCCACCCAATTCCTGCAAGATGATGTTACATTTCATCATCTGTCCGTTCTCACTCTTCTGGCTCTGCACGGCGAAAGCCTCGCCCTGCTTCACCACTCTCATAATCTGAGCATTCATAATTATATAATGAAGAAGATGCTTCAAGATCACCAAACCATTTCGGCGTTGTCTTGTTTCTTCGACGATGCAAAAGTACTGCGAAAACCAAGGCAAAACAATCCTTTTCCCACACCTTCCCCGAAAAACCCGTGATTTTGGGAAAAATCGGGCATTTCTTGGGAAAAAGTAAGAAGAAGAAAAAAGAGAGAGCTAAAAAGTAAAGAAAAAGGGAAAAATCATTCCCCTTCCCCCCAAAAATCCCTCATTTTTTCCCAACGTTGGGAAAAATCTTGGGAATCTTGGGAAAAATCACCCCCACAACCCACATTTTAACACACGAAATATTTATAATTCAAAAAAAAATGCTTATTTTTGCACTACAATTCAGTTAAACGTTTTAAAAGGAAATAGATATGAAACGGATAGAAGAACGATATATTAGCTTGCTTACCGATTTCGGTTTTAAGCGTATCTTTGGAACAAAGCCTAACAAGGATTTGCTCATCAATTTCTTGAATTCACTGTTTGATGGTTTTCAGGTCATCAAGGATGTGAAGTACTTGAATAGTGAGCACGTTGGTGATGTTTTTGCCGAGCGCAAGGCCATCTTTGATGTATATTGCGAAAATGAGCGTGGCGAAAAGTTCATCGTTGAGATGCAGAATGCTTATCAGAAGTACTTCAAGGATCGTTCTTTGTTCTATTCTACTTTTCCTATCCGTGAACAGGCTCCAAAGGGGGCTGAATGGAACTTCAAGCTTGAACATGTTTACACTGTTGCTCTGCTGAATTTCGACTTGGAAGAAGAGGCATTTGACAAAAATGATATCAACCATGATGTGGGCTTGCTTGACAAGAAGACTCTTAAGGTTTTTAATGACAAACTTTCTTTCAAGTATGTTGAGATAGCGAAGTTCAACAAAACAGAGGATGAGCTTGTCACGCTTTATGATAAGTGGTTGTATGTGTTGAAAAACCTCTCCCGATTGGATGAACGTCCTGCTGCCTTGAAAGAGAAAGTGTTTACTAAACTCTTTGAGGAGGCCGAGATTGCGAAGTTCACCCCAACAGAGTTGAAAGAATATGAGGATAGTTTGAAGGCGTATCGTGATGTCAAGAACTCTATAGATACGGCTTTGGAAAAGGGGCGTGAGGAAGGTAAAAACTCGATGGCTATCCAAATAGCAAAAAAGATGTTGGATGCTGGCATGGATATAGAAACAGTTATGCAAATAACAGATTTGTCAAAAAGTGAGATTGAGAAACTAAAATGATAAATCTCTATTCATTAATGTCAAAGGAATACGGAATCGTGTATTTACTAACAAACCCAGTAATGCCTGGTCTCGTAAAGATCGTAATGGCGGCACAGGAAAATATTGGTAGGATGAATAATAACAACTTTTATGAATATGGACAGTATTAGAGACTTATCCAAAGATAAAGACATCATCCGAATAATCGGAAGAATGCCTGATCGTGTTTTGGATAAAGAGGCTGAGGGCGAAGGTGTAGATATCTTAGATAGAATTTATGAGGTCCATATAGGTACGCAAGGCAAAATGATAGATATGTTGCTGAAAGCCGGCTA
The Segatella copri DNA segment above includes these coding regions:
- a CDS encoding nucleotidyltransferase family protein, whose translation is MVRLQESLEKLANFKQQFGDSFGITKLGIFGSVARGENTDDSDIDIVVEVEKPTLSLMHNLHEALSKLFNTKVDLVRFRKSLRPLLQSNINQEAVYV
- a CDS encoding DUF86 domain-containing protein, which encodes MYNRSTIHDKLEEIKESIELIQEWSKDVESADDFMLSPTKYMAFNACVMRLQVIGEHVGKLLKVEEKPLEAYPNIPWQAIYGMRNMISHEYANVDETIVYDTIKNGLPELKIIIEDLLHHY
- a CDS encoding DUF1846 domain-containing protein → MKLGFDNEKYLKIQSEHIKERISKFDGKLYLELGGKLFDDHHASRVLPGFQPDSKLRMFQKISDSIEIVIVISAADIEKNKKRADLGITYDEDVLRLRGEFQNRGFMVGSVVITHYNGQPAAIAFKQRLEREGIKTFCHYLIEGYPHDVDLIASDEGFGKNDYVETERPLVIVTAPGPGSGKMAVCLSQLYNENKRGVRAGYAKFETFPVWNLPLKHPVNIAYEAATADLNDVNMIDPFHLEAYNKIAINYNRDVEIYPVLNALFEGIYGSNPYKSPTDMGVNMVGFCISDDEACCEASKNEIIRRYYAATNKLAAGACNEAEISKIQMLFKQANITTAYRKVTVAAKDHKKATGHTSAAIELEDGTIICGHSSELLGCSAALLLNVTKHLAGIDHELKLIPQSMIEPIQHTKVNYLGGHNPRLHTDEVLVALSVLSENDENCRKALEQLPKLRGCQAHCTVMLSDVDQKIFKKLGVSITCEPVLKK
- a CDS encoding alpha/beta fold hydrolase, yielding MIKAMILAAAALTMSATSANAQTMIEKNNIKVENHRMTPEALWAMGRIGGAEASPNGKQVVYQVGYYSVKENKSHQMLFIMDANGKNQKALTTDAKSETDAAWIQGGEKIAFIRGGQLWSMNPDGTGRKQLTNDKLGIQGFRFSPDGKKVILIKELPYHGTIKENPSDLPLATGRLVTDMNYRHWDHYVESLLHPFVADVAADGTINAGEDILKDEPFECPMAPFGGIEQLAWSPDSKTIAYTCRKKEGVQYAISTDSDIFLYNIGTRETKNICKEAGYVEPKIDATKSMKNQAVNAPENLKNNPGYDVNPQFSADGKYIAWQSMARNGYESDRNRLCVYDLATGKKNYVSDKFDSNVEGFVWNKDSKSLSFIGVWHGTLNLYQANFKGEVKQITNEWADYGSISLANSGNKLLATKASMSHPTDIYIVTPGKNAKSTKVEQITHENDHILSQLNLGKCEQRWVKTTDGKDMLVWVMLPSNFDETKKYPTLLFCEGGPQSPVSQFWSYRWNIQIMAANGYVIVLPNRRGLPGFGSAWNEEVSGDWTGQCMNDYLSAIDDATKNLPYVDKDRLGCVGASFGGFSVYYLAGHHNKRFKAFLAHDGAFNLESMYTDTEEAWFSNWEYEDAYWNKDKSVNAKKTYENSPHKFVDKWDTPILCIHGEKDYRINANQGMGAFNAARMRGIPAELLIYPDENHWVLKPQNGVLWQRTFFGWLDKWLKK
- a CDS encoding N-acetylmuramoyl-L-alanine amidase, which gives rise to MRKIKEIIIHCSATQEGRNYTVADIDRWHRERGFFSIGYHFVIYRDGSIHVGRSVEEVGAHCKGHNTVSIGVCYIGGLSQTGKPKDTRTPEQKAALKALIEQLKEEYPEATVHGHNEFSAKACPCFDVKKEFGE
- a CDS encoding DUF3987 domain-containing protein, with the protein product MSCYLIKVENGHKVARSITSEEDYRKIRGSYEQKANLRLAREGNDGAKRRLVQFNYSGHYPQGVVKGTKLPSRAFGFDLDDKQDFEKAAKLMLQEPEKYGLLMLERSARQGGHAVCKREMGKTILENQVRIAKMMECEMDTSAHDINRVYFTTSADAEDLLYLSPELFKDDYEEAAVAAEGKVLEEREKYGQEELPSGAHKANKHYKPWLEKVEEKAFDSQKNLGNQENQKSLENQMNPQKVQSSQNSSKNQAQPASASSSSSSPSSSPSSTSSSSNDYLGIPYSEIIQKWWQMYNDGHEPVRSNRNTLTFELAVNLRHICGFDRNLMAQVIPCYDGFPEQEKMACINSALNEKITQMPKRLKDVLAAIRQEKLKLGAAKGGSQEDNEALVNALDEANAQDDLFFYNALPKMPLGVKDSLDAVGPALAMPVITAICPAIGMLATGVKVAVHGKMNSLNLISYIAGDFASGKGSIDPVVDAWTSEVKDMDKMYQQKEDEWRAKKRAAKNKKEQPEEPKLPVRCLTLNNTVANLAERLANTEGKHAFSFTPEADTVAQKWKSAMSDFSVMLRQAYDGTSYEREARSADAVNVHIDRLLWNVVMCGTPDALYRVVNNYTDGFQSRITVARTPDNTFTPLTDNLYVLTERQRDRIMQVAHLLPLMEGDVVLPKLEEKGREWLEQIRLETMKNDDKVKARQRFRICPTTMRMMTCILLCKVAESLIQKHGFQGAEKLLKQNPQAWKDLIVKMQTPTMLGVFNVLADYQLDNALYFFRSRIEDAFSSKDYCGQSPYDRTRRGRNDSIFERLDVTFSFDQAQQQSISVKGASATHESVKQMLKNWKQQGLISVLPDKRYQKASPTV
- a CDS encoding DUF3127 domain-containing protein; the protein is MNAQIMRVVKQGEAFAVQSQKSENGQMMKCNIILQELGGKYENQYAAAMLGNMAQCKFAPGTIVAVTLRFMAHEYNGQVYQDILVTDIEKLGK
- a CDS encoding Rpn family recombination-promoting nuclease/putative transposase; the encoded protein is MKRIEERYISLLTDFGFKRIFGTKPNKDLLINFLNSLFDGFQVIKDVKYLNSEHVGDVFAERKAIFDVYCENERGEKFIVEMQNAYQKYFKDRSLFYSTFPIREQAPKGAEWNFKLEHVYTVALLNFDLEEEAFDKNDINHDVGLLDKKTLKVFNDKLSFKYVEIAKFNKTEDELVTLYDKWLYVLKNLSRLDERPAALKEKVFTKLFEEAEIAKFTPTELKEYEDSLKAYRDVKNSIDTALEKGREEGKNSMAIQIAKKMLDAGMDIETVMQITDLSKSEIEKLK